In Halarcobacter mediterraneus, the following proteins share a genomic window:
- a CDS encoding molybdopterin molybdotransferase MoeA, protein MRDFINYEQSLNILYNLNFKGNTKEKLFITNAQGRILAKDVIAKNNNPEFKTSGMDGYAIKAEDQKLNRLKIIGKNPAGEVIKEEVTNGTCIKTFTGSLMPKGSDTLIPIENVEVENDEIIIKKEVPSKFAVRDIGENYKKGEVLIKKGTTIGFAEIGVLASLNISQVEVYTKPIVSIASTGSEILDLGEEQENDSQIRSSNHLTIEALAKTAGAQTIQRGVVKDDIDSITKLLQSSLEVSDIVVTTGGVSVGDYDFVQDVVKEKIGAKVLFHGVKIKPGMHILIAQKDNKLIIALPGFAYSSTVCAILYLLPMIYKYENSNKKLPIVKAEITQDYPQKMAKTIFTACNVFYEEGKYKINFEGKKQGTSAILTNMLESPALLIQQENGENLKKGDFVDILLLNELN, encoded by the coding sequence ATGAGAGATTTTATAAATTATGAGCAGTCTTTAAATATACTATATAACCTTAATTTTAAAGGTAATACTAAGGAAAAGCTTTTTATTACAAATGCACAAGGCAGAATCTTAGCAAAGGATGTTATTGCAAAAAATAATAATCCTGAATTCAAAACTTCAGGAATGGATGGTTATGCTATTAAAGCTGAAGATCAAAAACTAAATAGATTAAAAATAATAGGAAAAAATCCAGCTGGAGAAGTTATCAAAGAAGAAGTTACTAATGGAACATGTATAAAAACTTTTACAGGCTCTTTAATGCCAAAAGGGAGTGATACTTTAATTCCTATTGAAAATGTAGAAGTAGAAAATGATGAAATTATTATAAAAAAAGAAGTTCCTTCAAAATTTGCAGTTAGAGATATAGGTGAGAACTACAAAAAAGGAGAAGTTCTTATAAAGAAAGGAACTACCATTGGTTTTGCAGAAATTGGAGTATTGGCTTCATTAAATATCTCACAAGTTGAAGTTTATACTAAACCTATTGTTTCTATTGCAAGTACAGGTAGTGAAATTCTTGATTTAGGAGAAGAACAAGAAAATGATTCTCAAATTAGAAGTTCAAACCATCTTACTATTGAAGCATTAGCAAAAACGGCTGGGGCACAGACTATTCAAAGAGGTGTTGTAAAAGATGATATTGATTCAATAACAAAATTATTACAAAGTTCTTTAGAGGTATCTGATATTGTTGTTACTACAGGTGGTGTTTCAGTAGGAGATTATGATTTTGTACAAGATGTAGTAAAAGAAAAAATTGGTGCTAAAGTTTTATTCCATGGGGTAAAAATAAAACCTGGAATGCATATATTAATTGCACAAAAGGACAATAAACTTATTATTGCTTTACCTGGCTTTGCATATTCATCTACTGTTTGTGCTATTTTATATTTATTACCTATGATATATAAATATGAAAACTCAAATAAAAAGCTTCCTATTGTAAAAGCCGAAATTACACAAGACTATCCTCAAAAAATGGCAAAAACAATTTTTACAGCTTGTAATGTATTTTATGAAGAAGGAAAATACAAAATTAATTTTGAAGGTAAAAAACAAGGTACGAGTGCTATTTTAACAAATATGTTAGAGTCTCCAGCTTTATTAATTCAACAAGAAAATGGAGAAAACCTAAAAAAAGGTGACTTTGTAGATATTCTTCTACTTAATGAACTAAATTAA
- the soxC gene encoding sulfite dehydrogenase, translating into MTKSSKNSEKSLETISEKKLSRRDFFRKTAVYSAGAIAAANVLSPVKLRADDPAIIEEAQWGTKLGDMVTKNLYGIPSPYEHNVIRRTTDLLSSGDAYASVSMCPIHELQGIVTPNGLFFTRNHGGTAHVDPHEFRLMIHGKVKKEVVLTLDDLKKYPSESRIYFIECPANGSTGWRGPQFNNLQFMKGMMSSAEWTGVMLKTVLEDIGLEDDAVWMLAVGSDNAGNPRTIPVEKAMDDAMLVWAQNGEALRPEQGYPLRLLVPGWEGNLNTKWLKRLEFSDKPWHAKEETSKYTMLQKSGKAIRYFWANEVNSVITSPCPEKPWTHLKKGDMIEIEGLAWSGHGTITNVDISFDGGDNWVEANLKGLVLPKSWTRFSYITRWEGKPLLLSSRAIDDTGNVQPTIDQETSAVGVESIYHRNAIVTWEVKSNGEVNNVHIRKHNA; encoded by the coding sequence ATGACGAAGTCAAGTAAAAATTCTGAAAAGTCACTTGAAACAATTTCTGAAAAGAAATTAAGTAGAAGAGATTTTTTTAGAAAAACTGCAGTCTATTCAGCTGGTGCCATAGCTGCAGCAAATGTTTTGTCTCCTGTGAAGCTTAGAGCAGATGATCCTGCTATTATAGAAGAAGCACAATGGGGAACAAAACTTGGTGATATGGTTACTAAAAACCTATATGGAATACCGTCACCTTATGAACACAATGTTATTAGAAGAACTACTGATCTTCTATCTTCAGGAGATGCATATGCTTCTGTTTCAATGTGTCCTATTCATGAATTACAAGGTATTGTAACTCCAAATGGATTGTTTTTTACTAGAAATCATGGTGGAACTGCTCATGTTGATCCTCATGAATTTAGATTAATGATTCATGGAAAAGTTAAAAAAGAAGTTGTTTTAACTTTAGATGACTTAAAAAAATATCCAAGTGAAAGTAGAATTTATTTTATTGAATGTCCTGCTAATGGTTCAACAGGTTGGAGAGGACCTCAATTTAATAATCTACAATTCATGAAAGGAATGATGAGTTCTGCTGAGTGGACAGGAGTTATGCTAAAAACTGTACTTGAGGACATTGGTCTTGAAGATGATGCTGTTTGGATGTTAGCTGTAGGTAGTGATAATGCAGGTAATCCTAGAACTATTCCTGTAGAAAAAGCTATGGATGATGCTATGCTTGTTTGGGCTCAAAATGGAGAAGCCCTAAGACCAGAACAAGGTTATCCTTTAAGACTTCTAGTTCCTGGTTGGGAAGGTAATTTAAATACTAAATGGCTAAAAAGACTTGAATTTTCTGATAAACCTTGGCATGCAAAAGAAGAAACTTCTAAATATACAATGCTTCAAAAGTCTGGAAAAGCAATCAGATATTTTTGGGCAAATGAAGTTAATTCTGTGATTACATCTCCCTGTCCAGAAAAACCTTGGACCCACCTTAAAAAAGGTGATATGATTGAAATTGAAGGTTTGGCATGGTCAGGACATGGTACAATTACTAATGTCGACATCTCTTTTGATGGTGGAGACAACTGGGTTGAAGCTAATTTAAAAGGTTTAGTTTTACCTAAATCTTGGACAAGATTCTCTTATATTACTAGATGGGAAGGGAAACCTTTATTACTATCAAGTAGAGCAATTGATGATACAGGAAATGTTCAACCTACAATTGATCAAGAAACTTCTGCCGTAGGTGTTGAATCAATTTATCATAGAAATGCAATTGTTACATGGGAAGTTAAATCAAATGGGGAGGTTAATAATGTTCACATTAGAAAACACAATGCTTAA
- a CDS encoding c-type cytochrome — MFTLENTMLKKSLLGASVVTVALLISGCATNGEIKKSVDGAVKYETKDGKYTSYHVNTQNIKKFNFGREATKREIAAWDLDVMPDGTGLPKYDMKNGEVVLDEDGNPKKAEGSVEWGYELYDAQCAMCHGEFGIGGKGYPPLSAGSASTETLTNQLLNPADKNPGVEPPTKVIGTYWPYASTLFWYIQESMPFPHPKSLTNSETYALVAYLLMENGITIDGEELDDEYVLDREKFLKIKMPNEDGFYPKVDTPENPKKGVENMKAFLSDPKNYGTGERCMTDCIKEEVPVLKIQNELNDFNPPASTERSWKVESSDSSANSKAATTYETYCAACHANEAIGAPVLGDKDAWAAVVAKGMDTVYANSINGINAMPPKGGAMDLSDKEFKEVVDYMINASK; from the coding sequence ATGTTCACATTAGAAAACACAATGCTTAAAAAGTCTTTGCTTGGTGCTAGTGTTGTAACAGTAGCTTTATTAATCTCAGGTTGTGCAACAAATGGTGAAATCAAAAAGTCAGTTGATGGAGCAGTAAAGTATGAAACAAAAGACGGTAAATATACATCTTATCATGTTAATACTCAAAACATCAAGAAATTTAATTTTGGTAGAGAAGCTACTAAAAGAGAAATTGCGGCTTGGGATTTAGATGTTATGCCTGATGGAACAGGTTTACCTAAATATGATATGAAAAATGGTGAAGTTGTTTTAGATGAAGATGGTAATCCAAAAAAAGCAGAAGGTTCTGTTGAATGGGGTTATGAACTTTATGATGCACAGTGTGCTATGTGTCATGGTGAGTTTGGTATTGGTGGTAAAGGTTATCCTCCATTATCAGCAGGAAGTGCTTCAACAGAAACTTTAACAAACCAATTATTAAACCCAGCAGATAAAAATCCAGGAGTAGAACCTCCTACAAAAGTTATAGGAACATATTGGCCATATGCAAGTACTCTTTTTTGGTATATCCAAGAGTCAATGCCTTTCCCTCATCCTAAATCTTTAACTAATAGTGAAACATATGCTTTAGTAGCTTACTTATTAATGGAAAATGGTATTACTATTGATGGTGAAGAATTAGATGATGAATATGTTTTAGATAGAGAAAAATTCTTAAAAATAAAAATGCCTAATGAAGATGGTTTTTATCCAAAAGTAGATACACCAGAAAATCCTAAGAAAGGTGTAGAAAATATGAAAGCATTTTTAAGTGATCCTAAAAATTATGGTACTGGTGAAAGATGTATGACTGATTGTATAAAAGAAGAAGTACCAGTACTTAAAATACAGAATGAATTAAATGATTTTAATCCTCCTGCATCAACTGAAAGATCATGGAAAGTTGAATCTTCAGATTCTTCTGCAAACTCAAAAGCTGCAACAACATATGAGACATATTGTGCTGCTTGTCATGCAAATGAAGCAATCGGTGCACCTGTTTTAGGTGATAAAGATGCTTGGGCTGCTGTTGTTGCTAAAGGAATGGACACTGTTTATGCTAATTCTATAAATGGAATAAATGCTATGCCTCCAAAAGGTGGAGCTATGGATCTTTCTGATAAAGAGTTCAAAGAAGTGGTTGATTATATGATCAACGCTAGTAAATAA
- the soxX gene encoding sulfur oxidation c-type cytochrome SoxX codes for MKLIKNLLIASAISSLALTSSFANNEELVKQGEKIFNTKNLGNCLACHAVSGKNIDGPGSMGPKLTGLQYWPDELLFDTVYDIYSARNVQNTSMPAFGKTGWLSEEQIKAVVAYLKTIQ; via the coding sequence ATGAAATTAATCAAGAATTTACTTATAGCTTCTGCTATAAGTAGTTTAGCTTTAACAAGTTCTTTTGCTAATAATGAAGAACTTGTTAAACAAGGTGAAAAAATTTTTAATACTAAAAATTTAGGTAATTGTTTAGCATGTCATGCTGTAAGTGGTAAAAATATTGATGGTCCAGGAAGTATGGGACCAAAATTAACTGGGTTACAGTATTGGCCAGATGAATTACTTTTTGATACTGTATATGATATATATAGTGCAAGAAATGTTCAAAATACTTCAATGCCAGCATTTGGTAAAACAGGTTGGTTAAGTGAAGAACAAATAAAAGCTGTTGTTGCTTATTTAAAAACAATTCAATAA
- the soxY gene encoding thiosulfate oxidation carrier protein SoxY has protein sequence MMNRRNFLGLGLGALAVSMAPSSLSAIDFRKEKPKAWTATKVDEAIKELFGKTATASDKVKLKAPDIAENGAVIPVTVSSDLAGSKVAIFQDANPESTVAVFTVPKGGIIDYSVRIKMAKTGNVTAIIEENGKLYSTTKEVKVTIGGCGG, from the coding sequence ATGATGAACAGAAGAAATTTTTTAGGTTTAGGTTTAGGTGCATTAGCAGTTTCAATGGCTCCTTCTTCTTTAAGTGCAATTGACTTTAGAAAAGAAAAGCCAAAAGCTTGGACTGCAACAAAAGTTGATGAAGCAATTAAAGAATTATTTGGTAAAACTGCAACTGCTTCAGATAAAGTTAAATTAAAAGCTCCAGATATTGCAGAAAATGGTGCAGTTATTCCTGTAACTGTTTCATCTGATTTAGCTGGTTCTAAAGTAGCAATTTTTCAAGATGCTAACCCAGAGTCAACAGTTGCTGTATTTACAGTTCCAAAGGGTGGAATTATTGATTATTCTGTAAGAATTAAAATGGCTAAAACAGGTAATGTAACAGCTATAATTGAAGAAAATGGTAAATTATATTCAACAACTAAAGAAGTAAAAGTAACTATTGGTGGATGTGGTGGTTGA
- the soxZ gene encoding thiosulfate oxidation carrier complex protein SoxZ: MAKKTRIKAKLKKGVVTVKALANHANLSYQEAERAKKEANFITYVVAKVNGNIVYELSSSQFLSKNPYFKFQFNADAVGAKKGDKLEFTWVDLKGNTRADKAKIK; this comes from the coding sequence ATGGCTAAAAAAACTAGAATTAAAGCAAAGTTAAAAAAAGGTGTTGTAACTGTTAAAGCTCTTGCTAACCATGCAAACCTAAGTTACCAAGAAGCAGAGAGAGCTAAAAAAGAAGCTAACTTTATTACTTATGTAGTTGCAAAAGTAAATGGAAATATTGTTTATGAATTATCATCAAGTCAATTTTTATCAAAAAATCCATATTTTAAATTTCAGTTTAATGCAGATGCAGTTGGAGCTAAAAAAGGTGATAAACTAGAGTTTACATGGGTTGATTTAAAAGGTAATACAAGAGCTGATAAAGCTAAAATTAAATAA